In the genome of Populus trichocarpa isolate Nisqually-1 chromosome 6, P.trichocarpa_v4.1, whole genome shotgun sequence, one region contains:
- the LOC18099782 gene encoding 7-deoxyloganetin glucosyltransferase isoform X2 has protein sequence MFRKILADKPHVICIPCPAQSHVKAMLKLAKLLHYRGFRITFVNTEFNHRRMLKSRGPYSLNGLPDFRFESIPDGLPPSDENATQDTQAILEACKKNLLAPFNELLAKLNHTASADVPQVTCIVSDGFVPAAITAAERHGIPVALFFSISACTFMGLKQYKELKERGLFPLKDESFLTNGYLDQVLDWIPGMKDIRLRDLPSFLRTTDPDDYHFNFCMECAERASEGSAVIFHTFDALEKEVLSALYSMFPRVYTIGPLQLLLNQMKEDDLDSIGYNLWKEEVECLQWLDSKKPNSVIYVNFGSIAVATKQQLIELGMGLAKSGHPFLWIIRPDMVTGDSAILPPEFTDEAKDRGFISSWCPQEEVLNHPSIGGFLTHSGWNSTAESISSGVPMLCLPFFGDQQTNCRYTCNEWGVGMEIDSNAERDKVEKLVRELMEGEKGREVKKKVMQWKILAEEAAGPSGSSSMNLDELVKGVLLKLE, from the exons ATGTTTCGCAAAATCTTAGCTGACAAGCCTCATGTAATATGTATTCCCTGTCCAGCTCAAAGCCATGTAAAGGCAATGCTTAAACTAGCAAAACTACTGCATTACCGAGGTTTTCGCATAACCTTTGTGAACACAGAGTTCAACCACAGACGCATGCTTAAATCTAGAGGTCCTTATTCCCTGAATGGCTTGCCCGACTTTCGATTCGAATCTATCCCAGATGGCCTCCCTCCTTCAGATGAGAATGCTACCCAAGATACACAAGCAATTTTGGAGGCTTGCAAGAAGAACTTGCTAGCTCCATTTAATGAATTGCTTGCCAAGCTCAATCATACAGCATCTGCTGATGTTCCTCAAGTGACTTGCATTGTATCTGATGGATTTGTGCCAGCTGCCATCACTGCTGCTGAGAGGCATGGAATTCCTGTTGCCTTGTTCTTTTCTATCTCTGCTTGCACTTTCATGGGGCTTAAGCAATATAAAGAGCTCAAAGAAAGAGGACTGTTTCCATTAAAAG ACGAGAGCTTTTTAACAAATGGCTATTTGGATCAAGTACTAGACTGGATTCCAGGAATGAAAGATATACGGTTAAGGGATCTTCCAAGTTTTCTTCGTACAACTGATCCAGATGATTACCATTTCAACTTCTGCATGGAATGTGCTGAGAGAGCATCTGAAGGTTCTGCAGTGATTTTCCATACTTTTGATGCTTTGGAGAAAGAAGTCTTGAGTGCTCTATACTCAATGTTTCCTCGTGTCTACACGATCGGTCCACTTCAATTACTTCTCAATCAAATGAAAGAAGATGATCTAGATTCTATTGGATATAATCTATGGAAAGAAGAGGTTGAGTGTCTCCAATGGCTTGATTCCAAGAAACCAAACTCAGTAATTTATGTGAACTTTGGTAGCATAGCCGTCGCTACAAAGCAGCAGCTGATTGAATTGGGAATGGGACTTGCAAAAAGTGGTCACCCATTTTTATGGATAATAAGGCCTGACATGGTCACAGGCGACTCCGCCATATTGCCACCAGAATTTACTGACGAGGCTAAAGACAGAGGATTTATTTCTAGCTGGTGTCCACAAGAGGAAGTTCTCAACCACCCATCAATAGGAGGTTTCCTAACACATAGTGGATGGAATTCAACAGCTGAGAGCATTTCTTCTGGGGTGCCCATGCTTTGTTTGCCGTTCTTTGGTGATCAACAAACAAACTGTAGGTACACTTGCAATGAGTGGGGCGTTGGAATGGAGATTGATAGCAATGCGGAAAGAGATAAAGTGGAGAAGCTTGTGCGAGAGTTGATGGAAGGAGAGAAAGGCAGGGAGGTAAAGAAAAAGGTCATGCAGTGGAAAATATTAGCAGAGGAAGCCGCTGGTCCAAGTGGCTCATCATCCATGAATTTAGACGAGTTGGTGAAGGGAGTGCTTTTGAAGTTAGAATGA